Proteins co-encoded in one Corylus avellana chromosome ca9, CavTom2PMs-1.0 genomic window:
- the LOC132192009 gene encoding calmodulin-interacting protein 111 isoform X1, protein MAPKTKKHSKAKSRLLNADQSVSPRTPNFEVEATEEDLFRALEEASCEYPALIAKSAIIAKVVDVDVDPKPKSCMIWLSESAMIASSLAPLSIVSVSLASSTKNFSSSFPLSSLADECAASFGIDTVEKTANEVGSYFALATVYPSSKVLKNEVRLSSNLSYTMGCPTLGSVVFVYPIESQFPSSPVNGHDTPNGTRVGSFALYNCKELHLELVPSKNESTLPSNMLSSMNFPAEKPRDPFEIGMVSSPKTPLHQSKLSSSSTSHTTSPIRGNSVSCLPNPSSSSMDSFDIKEVIGYKSAKKALHAYFRLWLFSRNLFCGNFVTIPMFPELSIFRVIGAKQLSAKSSSHNYTNEKSQHLLFEDPELVDHVNHAFVVNQDTEVCLHFPSNVLSETSQKGGFSGVELEYKDVKANVVDNTLKLGGLSKEYAILKDIIVSSSVKDTLSSFGLRTTKGVLLHGPPGTGKTSLARLCARDAGVRLFSVNGPEIVSKFYGESEKALLEVFESASQAAPAMVFIDELDAIAPARKDGGEELSQRMVATLLNLMDGINRTDGLIVIAATNRPDSIEPALRRPGRLDREIEIGVPSPKQRLDILLTLLGEMEHSLLDMQVEHLAMVTHGYVGADLASLCNEAALVCLRRYVKFKYSCHDLVSSSASVACEGCSDVITDGSDCLEVTRDISRDYADSATSSVSNLSVYSEIRPPFPLKGTVPEHVDHIIDGFEEECMLRVAFEDFEKARIKVRPSAMREVILEVPKVNWEDVGGQSEVKTQLMEAVEWPQKHQDAFKRIGTRPPTGILMFGPPGCSKTLMARAVASEAGLNFLSVKGPELFSKWVGESEKAVRSLFAKARANAPSIIFFDEIDGLAVIRGKESDGVSVSDRVMSQLLVELDGLHQRVDVTVIAATNRPDKIDPALLRPGRFDRLLYVGPPNNADREEIFHIHLRKISCSSDISIMELASLTEGFTGADISLICREAAVAAIEECLDASEVTMQHLKTAIRQVQPSEIHSCEELSAKFQRLVCSTATEHELVFQQYSSKSNWLPIWNLVKSVALFLYQFPAALLLSKSASSV, encoded by the exons ATGGCGCCCAAGACAAAGAAGCATTCCAAGGCAAAGTCGAGGCTGTTAAACGCTGACCAGTCTGTGTCTCCTCGGACACCAAATTTTGAAGTTGAAGCCACTGAGGAGGATCTTTTCCGCGCTCTTGAAGAAGCTTCTTGCGAATATCCTGCTCTCATTGCCAAATCTGCTATTATTGCAAAAGTTGTTGATGTTGATGTCGATCCCAAGCCCAAAAGCTGTATGATTTGGCTTTCAGAGAGTGCCATGATTGCATCTTCCCTTGCCCCTTTGTCCATCGTATCG GTGTCACTTGCTTCTTCAACGAAGAACTTTTCATCAAGCTTTCCACTTAGCTCATTAGCAGATGAATGTGCTGCATCTTTTGGGATTGATACAGTAGAGAAAACGGCTAATGAAGTGGGGAGCTACTTTGCTCTTGCGACAGTTTATCCTTCTAGTAAG GTTTTGAAGAATGAAGTGCGATTGTCTTCCAACCTTTCCTACACCATGGGTTGTCCTACTTTAGGCAGTGTTGTGTTTGTTTACCCTATAGAAAGCCAATTTCCATCCAGTCCTGTAAATGGACATGACACACCAAATGGCACCAGAGTTGGCTCTTTTGCTCTATACAACTGTAAGGAATTGCATCTAGAGCTGGTTCCTTCGAAGAATGAGTCAACATTGCCAAGTAATATGTTGTCTTCCATGAACTTCCCTGCAGAAAAACCTCGTGATCCATTTGAAATTGGAATGGTTTCATCCCCTAAAACTCCATTGCATCAGTCAAAACTTAGCTCTTCTAGTACTAGTCACACAACATCACCAATACGCGGAAATTCAGTATCATGTTTACCAAATCCAAGCAGTTCATCTATGGATTCATTTGATATTAAGGAGGTAATAGGGTATAAAAGTGCTAAGAAAGCTCTGCATGCATATTTTcgtttgtggttgttttctcGTAATCTGTTCTGTGGAAATTTTGTCACCATCCCGATGTTTCCCGAGCTTTCTATTTTTCGCGTGATAGGTGCTAAACAATTGTCAGCAAAGAGTAGTAGCCATAATTATACGAATGAGAAAAGTCAACATTTGCTCTTTGAAGATCCTGAGCTGGTGGACCATGTGAACCATGCTTTTGTTGTAAACCAAGATACAGAAGTCTGTCTGCATTTTCCATCCAATGTGTTGTCTGAAACTTCTCAAAAAGGAGGTTTCTCAGGTGTTGAACTTGAATATAAGGATGTTAAAGCTAATGTGGTGGACAATACTTTGAAGTTGGGTGGTCTTTCTAAAGAATATGCAATTTTGAAAGATATAATAGTCTCCTCATCAGTGAAGGACACTTTGTCGAG TTTTGGTTTACGAACTACAAAGGGAGTGCTTCTGCATGGCCCTCCTGGCACGGGAAAGACTTCTTTAGCTCGGCTGTGTGCCCGTGATGCTGGTGTCAGACTTTTCTCTGTGAATGGACCTGAAATTGTGAGTAAATTTTATGGAGAAAGTGAGAAAGCTTTGCTTGAAGTTTTTGAGTCAGCAAGCCAAGCAGCACCTGCCATG GTATTCATCGATGAGTTGGATGCCATTGCCCCTGCTCGGAAAGATGGAGGTGAAGAGCTATCTCAAAGAATGGTTGCTACGTTGTTAAATTTGATGGATGGGATTAACAGAACTGATGGATTGATTGTAATTGCTGCAACCAATAGGCCTGATAGTATTGAGCCTGCACTGAGACGACCTGGAAGACTAGACAGGGAAATTGAAATAG GTGTGCCATCTCCAAAGCAGCGGTTAGATATATTGCTTACTCTTCTTGGTGAAATGGAACACTCTCTTTTAGACATGCAAGTTGAACATCTTGCTATGGTCACACATGGATATGTGGGTGCTGATCTAGCTTCCCTATGCAATGAGGCAGCATTGGTTTGTCTCAGGCGTTatgttaaatttaaatattcttgTCATGATTTGGTCTCCAGTTCAGCATCTGTTGCATGTGAAGGTTGTTCCGATGTTATAACCGATGGATCTGATTGCTTAGAAGTTACAAGAGATATTTCAAGGGATTATGCAGATTCAGCAACTTCTTCTGTTTCAAATTTGTCTGTTTACTCAGAGATTCGACCACCCTTTCCCTTGAAGGGCACTGTTCCAGAACATGTAGATCACATCATAGATGGCTTTGAAGAAGAGTGTATGTTAAGAGTAGCTTTTGAAGATTTTGAAAAGGCCAGGATCAAAGTGAGGCCCAGTGCCATGCGGGAG GTAATACTTGAGGTTCCAAAGGTCAATTGGGAAGATGTTGGCGGCCAAAGCGAGGTTAAAACTCAATTAATGGAAGCTGTGGAGTGGCCTCAAAAACACCAGGATGCATTCAAGCGTATTGGAACTCGTCCCCCAACAGGGATCTTGATGTTTGGTCCTCCTGGTTGCAGCAAAACCCTCATGGCACGTGCAGTAGCCTCTGAAGCAGGATTGAATTTCCTTTCCGTGAAGGGTCCAGAACTTTTCAGTAAATGGGTTGGTGAATCTGAGAAGGCTGTAAGATCACTATTCGCAAAAGCAAGGGCGAATGCCCCATCAATTATCTTTTTTGACGAAATTGATGGTCTTGCTGTCATCCGTGGCAAGGAAAGTGATGGGGTTTCAGTTTCTGATAGGGTTATGAGTCAGCTTCTTGTTGAACTGGATG GTTTGCATCAAAGAGTTGATGTTACTGTTATTGCTGCTACAAACCGACCAGACAAGATTGATCCTGCCCTTTTAAGACCAG GACGCTTTGACCGGCTGCTATATGTGGGGCCTCCAAATAACGCTGACCGAGAAGAGATATTCCACATCCATTTACGCAAAATTTCATGTAGTTCTGACATCAGCATAATGGAGCTGGCTAGTCTCACAGAAGGCTTCACTGGGGCTGATATATCATTGATCTGCCGGGAGGCAGCTGTTGCAGCTATTGAG GAGTGCCTTGATGCTTCAGAAGTAACAATGCAACATTTAAAGACTGCAATTAGACAAGTACAGCCATCAGAAATTCACTCTTGTGAAGAGCTATCTGCAAAATTTCAAAGGCTTGTTTGTTCTACTGCAACAGAACATGAATTAGTATTTCAGCAGTATTCTAGCAAATCAAACTGGCTTCCCATCTG GAACCTTGTAAAGTCTGTTGCACTCTTCCTTTATCAATTCCCAGCAGCCCTTTTACTCTCAAAGTCTGCTTCAAGTGTTTAG
- the LOC132192009 gene encoding calmodulin-interacting protein 111 isoform X2: MKWGATLLLRQFILLVLKNEVRLSSNLSYTMGCPTLGSVVFVYPIESQFPSSPVNGHDTPNGTRVGSFALYNCKELHLELVPSKNESTLPSNMLSSMNFPAEKPRDPFEIGMVSSPKTPLHQSKLSSSSTSHTTSPIRGNSVSCLPNPSSSSMDSFDIKEVIGYKSAKKALHAYFRLWLFSRNLFCGNFVTIPMFPELSIFRVIGAKQLSAKSSSHNYTNEKSQHLLFEDPELVDHVNHAFVVNQDTEVCLHFPSNVLSETSQKGGFSGVELEYKDVKANVVDNTLKLGGLSKEYAILKDIIVSSSVKDTLSSFGLRTTKGVLLHGPPGTGKTSLARLCARDAGVRLFSVNGPEIVSKFYGESEKALLEVFESASQAAPAMVFIDELDAIAPARKDGGEELSQRMVATLLNLMDGINRTDGLIVIAATNRPDSIEPALRRPGRLDREIEIGVPSPKQRLDILLTLLGEMEHSLLDMQVEHLAMVTHGYVGADLASLCNEAALVCLRRYVKFKYSCHDLVSSSASVACEGCSDVITDGSDCLEVTRDISRDYADSATSSVSNLSVYSEIRPPFPLKGTVPEHVDHIIDGFEEECMLRVAFEDFEKARIKVRPSAMREVILEVPKVNWEDVGGQSEVKTQLMEAVEWPQKHQDAFKRIGTRPPTGILMFGPPGCSKTLMARAVASEAGLNFLSVKGPELFSKWVGESEKAVRSLFAKARANAPSIIFFDEIDGLAVIRGKESDGVSVSDRVMSQLLVELDGLHQRVDVTVIAATNRPDKIDPALLRPGRFDRLLYVGPPNNADREEIFHIHLRKISCSSDISIMELASLTEGFTGADISLICREAAVAAIEECLDASEVTMQHLKTAIRQVQPSEIHSCEELSAKFQRLVCSTATEHELVFQQYSSKSNWLPIWNLVKSVALFLYQFPAALLLSKSASSV; the protein is encoded by the exons ATGAAGTGGGGAGCTACTTTGCTCTTGCGACAGTTTATCCTTCTA GTTTTGAAGAATGAAGTGCGATTGTCTTCCAACCTTTCCTACACCATGGGTTGTCCTACTTTAGGCAGTGTTGTGTTTGTTTACCCTATAGAAAGCCAATTTCCATCCAGTCCTGTAAATGGACATGACACACCAAATGGCACCAGAGTTGGCTCTTTTGCTCTATACAACTGTAAGGAATTGCATCTAGAGCTGGTTCCTTCGAAGAATGAGTCAACATTGCCAAGTAATATGTTGTCTTCCATGAACTTCCCTGCAGAAAAACCTCGTGATCCATTTGAAATTGGAATGGTTTCATCCCCTAAAACTCCATTGCATCAGTCAAAACTTAGCTCTTCTAGTACTAGTCACACAACATCACCAATACGCGGAAATTCAGTATCATGTTTACCAAATCCAAGCAGTTCATCTATGGATTCATTTGATATTAAGGAGGTAATAGGGTATAAAAGTGCTAAGAAAGCTCTGCATGCATATTTTcgtttgtggttgttttctcGTAATCTGTTCTGTGGAAATTTTGTCACCATCCCGATGTTTCCCGAGCTTTCTATTTTTCGCGTGATAGGTGCTAAACAATTGTCAGCAAAGAGTAGTAGCCATAATTATACGAATGAGAAAAGTCAACATTTGCTCTTTGAAGATCCTGAGCTGGTGGACCATGTGAACCATGCTTTTGTTGTAAACCAAGATACAGAAGTCTGTCTGCATTTTCCATCCAATGTGTTGTCTGAAACTTCTCAAAAAGGAGGTTTCTCAGGTGTTGAACTTGAATATAAGGATGTTAAAGCTAATGTGGTGGACAATACTTTGAAGTTGGGTGGTCTTTCTAAAGAATATGCAATTTTGAAAGATATAATAGTCTCCTCATCAGTGAAGGACACTTTGTCGAG TTTTGGTTTACGAACTACAAAGGGAGTGCTTCTGCATGGCCCTCCTGGCACGGGAAAGACTTCTTTAGCTCGGCTGTGTGCCCGTGATGCTGGTGTCAGACTTTTCTCTGTGAATGGACCTGAAATTGTGAGTAAATTTTATGGAGAAAGTGAGAAAGCTTTGCTTGAAGTTTTTGAGTCAGCAAGCCAAGCAGCACCTGCCATG GTATTCATCGATGAGTTGGATGCCATTGCCCCTGCTCGGAAAGATGGAGGTGAAGAGCTATCTCAAAGAATGGTTGCTACGTTGTTAAATTTGATGGATGGGATTAACAGAACTGATGGATTGATTGTAATTGCTGCAACCAATAGGCCTGATAGTATTGAGCCTGCACTGAGACGACCTGGAAGACTAGACAGGGAAATTGAAATAG GTGTGCCATCTCCAAAGCAGCGGTTAGATATATTGCTTACTCTTCTTGGTGAAATGGAACACTCTCTTTTAGACATGCAAGTTGAACATCTTGCTATGGTCACACATGGATATGTGGGTGCTGATCTAGCTTCCCTATGCAATGAGGCAGCATTGGTTTGTCTCAGGCGTTatgttaaatttaaatattcttgTCATGATTTGGTCTCCAGTTCAGCATCTGTTGCATGTGAAGGTTGTTCCGATGTTATAACCGATGGATCTGATTGCTTAGAAGTTACAAGAGATATTTCAAGGGATTATGCAGATTCAGCAACTTCTTCTGTTTCAAATTTGTCTGTTTACTCAGAGATTCGACCACCCTTTCCCTTGAAGGGCACTGTTCCAGAACATGTAGATCACATCATAGATGGCTTTGAAGAAGAGTGTATGTTAAGAGTAGCTTTTGAAGATTTTGAAAAGGCCAGGATCAAAGTGAGGCCCAGTGCCATGCGGGAG GTAATACTTGAGGTTCCAAAGGTCAATTGGGAAGATGTTGGCGGCCAAAGCGAGGTTAAAACTCAATTAATGGAAGCTGTGGAGTGGCCTCAAAAACACCAGGATGCATTCAAGCGTATTGGAACTCGTCCCCCAACAGGGATCTTGATGTTTGGTCCTCCTGGTTGCAGCAAAACCCTCATGGCACGTGCAGTAGCCTCTGAAGCAGGATTGAATTTCCTTTCCGTGAAGGGTCCAGAACTTTTCAGTAAATGGGTTGGTGAATCTGAGAAGGCTGTAAGATCACTATTCGCAAAAGCAAGGGCGAATGCCCCATCAATTATCTTTTTTGACGAAATTGATGGTCTTGCTGTCATCCGTGGCAAGGAAAGTGATGGGGTTTCAGTTTCTGATAGGGTTATGAGTCAGCTTCTTGTTGAACTGGATG GTTTGCATCAAAGAGTTGATGTTACTGTTATTGCTGCTACAAACCGACCAGACAAGATTGATCCTGCCCTTTTAAGACCAG GACGCTTTGACCGGCTGCTATATGTGGGGCCTCCAAATAACGCTGACCGAGAAGAGATATTCCACATCCATTTACGCAAAATTTCATGTAGTTCTGACATCAGCATAATGGAGCTGGCTAGTCTCACAGAAGGCTTCACTGGGGCTGATATATCATTGATCTGCCGGGAGGCAGCTGTTGCAGCTATTGAG GAGTGCCTTGATGCTTCAGAAGTAACAATGCAACATTTAAAGACTGCAATTAGACAAGTACAGCCATCAGAAATTCACTCTTGTGAAGAGCTATCTGCAAAATTTCAAAGGCTTGTTTGTTCTACTGCAACAGAACATGAATTAGTATTTCAGCAGTATTCTAGCAAATCAAACTGGCTTCCCATCTG GAACCTTGTAAAGTCTGTTGCACTCTTCCTTTATCAATTCCCAGCAGCCCTTTTACTCTCAAAGTCTGCTTCAAGTGTTTAG
- the LOC132161952 gene encoding transcription factor MYBC1-like: protein MREEDSNWFSRWEEELPSPEELMPLSQTLITPDLALAFDIPNPTNNTHNHNNNTPTQQQAPPPTPPPPSNPLPTSAATPPHPNSAEFGADSADLGSGAAGEEPARTLKRPRLVWTPQLHKRFVDAVAHLGIKNAVPKTIMQLMSVDGLTRENVASHLQKYRLYLKRMQGLSGGSGGAGGGGGAGGLTAAPDPATDHLFASSPVPPHFLHPGRSNSEHFLPFVPVAALQQQQQMAAVAAAAAHPQLQTQYHRQVGHFGSPPNGQFEHPFLSRQSQTVHRMGAPVHNPVPGYVEDLESANGRGGRKVLTLFPTGDD from the coding sequence ATGAGGGAAGAGGACTCCAATTGGTTCTCCAGATGGGAAGAAGAGCTGCCGTCCCCTGAAGAGTTGATGCCCCTCTCCCAAACCCTAATCACCCCTGATCTTGCTTTGGCCTTTGACATCCCAAACCCCACCAACAACACCCACAACCACAACAATAATACCCCAACACAGCAACAAGCGCCGCCGCCGACCCCGCCTCCTCCTTCCAATCCTTTGCCCACTTCCGCCGCCACTCCTCCCCACCCCAACTCTGCCGAGTTCGGTGCCGATTCGGCGGACTTGGGTTCTGGGGCCGCCGGCGAGGAGCCCGCGCGGACCCTCAAGCGGCCGCGCCTCGTTTGGACGCCGCAGCTCCACAAGCGGTTTGTGGACGCCGTGGCGCACTTGGGGATCAAGAATGCGGTCCCCAAGACCATAATGCAGCTGATGAGTGTGGATGGGCTTACTAGGGAGAACGTGGCCAGTCATTTGCAGAAGTACCGCCTCTATCTCAAGCGAATGCAGGGGCTTTCTGGCGGCAGCGGGGGCGCCGGTGGCGGTGGTGGCGCCGGTGGATTGACTGCAGCCCCTGATCCTGCCACTGACCATTTGTTCGCGAGCTCGCCAGTGCCGCCACATTTCCTGCATCCGGGTCGATCCAATTCGGAGCATTTCTTGCCGTTCGTGCCGGTGGCTGCtctgcagcagcagcagcagatGGCGGCGGTAGCAGCAGCGGCCGCGCACCCACAGCTGCAGACTCAGTATCACAGGCAGGTGGGGCATTTTGGGTCGCCGCCGAATGGGCAGTTTGAGCATCCATTTCTGAGTAGGCAGTCGCAGACAGTGCATAGGATGGGGGCGCCAGTGCACAATCCGGTACCAGGGTATGTGGAGGACTTGGAATCGGCTAATGGGAGAGGAGGGAGGAAGGTTCTTACACTTTTTCCAACTGGGGATGATTGA
- the LOC132192269 gene encoding uncharacterized protein LOC132192269, which yields MDTSATNGGVVGLKDKESMVDPFLVEALQNPRHRLTILRMELDIQRFLHMPDQQQFEFQHFPTSYLRLAAHRVAQHYGLQTMVQDIGLDGQGNRIVVRKIGESRYPAVCLSEMPANQTDKDKPENVKIAIRPRPNRTFVNEANDAGIRRSHVRSVEERKEEYDRARARIFSSPGSPDSDDSFSQVPTEGKNICLSRDENEGCRNSMIDQEKNISFKDVGSSSRVAIFRDREKDRTDPDYDRSYERYVRSLPANQNYSLVPFNMQKVQPPFLQYDTGFSQLGQMPGTLSYRPPSSPAMSPFCAMGLNQTSTDAGYMQWPSAAMMYAHSYEPFRHAVFQAPFSQQPLTFDYSQNH from the exons ATGGACACCTCTGCTACCAACGGTGGTGTCGTTGGGCTCAAAGATAAGGAGTCGATGGTGGACCCCTTCCTGGTTGAGGCTCTCCAGAACCCTCGTCACCGTCTCACAA TTCTACGAATGGAACTCGATATTCAGAGATTTTTGCACATGCCTGATCAGCAGCAATTTGAGTTCCAACATTTTCCCACTTCCTATCTTCGACTTGCTGCTCATCGTGTTGCTCAACACTATGGCCTCCAAACTATGGTTCAGGATATTGGCTTAGATGGCCAGGGAAATAGAATTGTGGTGAGGAAAATAGGAGAAAGCAGATACCCTGCTGTCTGTTTATCTGAAATGCCTGCAAATCAGACAGACAAGGATAAACCTGAGAATGTTAAAATTGCCATCAGGCCTAGGCCAAACAGAACATTTGTAAATGAAGCTAATGATGCAGGGATCCGACGAAGTCATGTGAGAAGtgtggaagagaggaaggaggagtaTGACAGGGCACGGGCTCGCATCTTTAGTAGCCCTGGCAGTCCTGATTCAGATGATTCATTTTCTCAGGTCCCAACTGAAgggaaaaatatttgtttgagcAGGGATGAGAATGAAGGATGCAGGAATTCTATGATTGATCAAGAAAAGAATATTAGCTTCAAGGATGTTGGTAGTTCATCTCGAGTTGCCATTTTCAGAGACAGGGAAAAGGATCGTACTGACCCAGATTATGATCGCAGTTATGAGAG GTATGTTAGGAGCCTTCCAGCTAATCAAAATTATAGCTTGGTGCCTTTCAATATGCAAAAGGTACAACCTCCGTTTCTGCAGTATGATACTGGTTTTTCTCAGTTGGGTCAGATGCCAGGAACACTTAGCTACAGGCCTCCTTCGAGCCCTGCCATGAGCCCTTTTTGTGCCATGGGATTGAATCAGACATCTACTGATGCTGGATACATGCAGTGGCCAAGTGCTGCAATGATGTATGCACATTCATATGAGCCATTTAGACATGCTGTTTTCCAG GCTCCATTCTCTCAGCAGCCACTGACCTTTGATTATTCACAGAATCATTAA